The genome window acaccctgtttCAAATCAGTTGAAAGTATGTTCTTGCTTAGTCAGTCACATCTTGTACAGGGCAGCAGAGGTTGGAGTATAAGGAAAGACATACGGtcttcattttcaggttcattccTACAGAGACCCACAAGGGAGCAGGAAAAGATCAATGCAGCAGAGCAGCTTTCCTCCACTGGGCTCCGTCTCTTTTCATCTCTAAAGTACCCCAGTCTCTTGTATGACTCATCCGACTCATCTCTGTGACATCCTGTGTTTGTCATTCTGACTAAAACACATGTCAACGTCGACACAAAGAGGCAGCTTACCGTTCCACTGGACTTTAATACAGGTGAAGAAGTGCATACCACTGAGCCCCAGGGCATGGGCAGAAATCAATGATATGTACATCTGCAGGAGTCAGAAGAGAGGCAGGGAAATAATGAACAAGTGACCgagagaagagaaagagagaatctACTCTCAATCTGGGTTTAGAGATGCCGTGTTAATGTTAGTTAGCTATATTCACATTTAATAACATATATTGACATGCAGTTAAAACGTGTTGTGCTGAGTTTCTTGAGTTTTTCATCTGTAAGGAGCGCAAACTAAACATTTCATCTCACACTTGACCCGTACTGCTAAACCATACATGACAGCTTTATATTCCTTTCATTAAAAGAATCCAGTCAGCATATAAAGCCATGTAAAAAGTGCTGATGTTGAGTCATGAATGGCTATCAGTGTGCGTTTCATGTCGGCCTGCTGTGCTCTACATTACTGTGAACCTTCACAGGATGGGACTAATGAACAATTCCCCCTCTAGTCTGGTTAAAAGACAGGTAATTACACTTGGTGTCAAGGCGGCTGATGACTTGTGTATTCAGTTATTATAAGTGAACAAAAGGAATCAACATATCCATAAACTCTAGAACTGTTATCCTTAGTTTTCTCTGTGTACTTACAGTGAAAAGCACGAAGAATCTCTGATTCTTTTCTCCCACGCAGTTATTGACCCAGGGACAGTGGTGATCCATCTTCCGGATACATCTTTTACAAATACTGCCGGCAGGAGAGAGAAGATGTTAATGGCTGAAACATTGATTCTGCAAAAGTACTCAACTATAGtcagtgtttcccatacataaaaagtctttaaattcttatttattttttggatAGTGAGGTCGGCTGATGATCGGAAGGttgcgagttcaaatcccgtctggaacaccaccactagtgtgcccttgagtaaggcacttagccctcagttactccagggagaatgtccctgtagttGGTTGGAAGTCACTTTGGAATAAGGCGTCTGCTAAATGCCTAAATTGTAAATGATATTGTTGGGAGAATAAACCCCACAGATCCTCAACGCCGGTGTGTCTCACTCATTAACAACGCAACATAGAGCAACAAGAACGTTGTCTGCTCCAGTAGCCATGAATTTGCATGTATTTTCTTATTTGAGGGTGGATGCGTGTGTGCCAGATGTTTTCAAAAGAATAATTTGGATGCTAACAGCTGGTGTAAATGACCCAACTGGTTTCTGTGTATCCATTAGACTGACCTGCAGTGGTGTGCCCTCTCAGGCTTGATGCTGCAACACTTTGGGCACTTGTAGATGACCTCTCCAGGCTTCAGCTGTAAGCTCTCCATGTACTCTTTGGTCGCGTTGCCCTTAGGAACCGCGCCCTAAGGTGggggaagacagacaaagacaaatgctctcagttacaaatgtccaaataaatgaattgttccATTATGTCTCAGAGAAGTCAAGCTGTGTCTTTGTGCTTGAAGCAATTTAACAATTGTTTTTAGGATGTTGAAAAAGGTTtagcgtatatatatatatatatatatatactgtatatagacTGCATTCAGAACATTAATATAGCATTTAAAGAACCTGTTATCTGGACTAACGGCATCATTACAGAAGGGTAAACAAAAATATCATAGGCTCAATATAACAACAAGATTTTAAAGCAGCTGTCCACGGAACTAACTAAATCAGTACATTTTTACGAGGAACATTTATCTGCCAAAGTTCTCATTGTTATGAcccttaaataataaaacaagaaAAGCATTTGCAGAAGTGATAGAAATGCAAACATTACGTTTCTGGGCCTTTTACTTTCTGGGAACATGTGGTTAAAATCCTTTAATACTGTTCTTAaattaatgtatttgattggaAAGTCTTGAGGAGctccaaatgtatttattgtcttcTTTTTTATCTTAAGCTGAAAATGTTGACTATGTTTCTACCCCTTTTGGATTCTTTTCAAACCCtgtcttcctcctctctcccccccccactttcTTCCATCTACATCTTCAACCGTACCCACTCTTGATTCCCTTCACTTCCTTACCGGGTCGGACAACATGGTGCGCAGATGTGAGGCCAAAGCGAGCACAGCCAGGGAGTTGAAGGTGGCCCCGTTCAGCAGCGAGTACCAGAAGTTCTTGCTGGGCAGCAACATGACAAAGTTCACCACAAACTCAGCGTACAGCACCAGGAACCAGGTGATGCCAGCACACACCATCCCACAGCTGTCCTGGATGAACCACAGTGTGCGGGCCCCCCCGGCGTGGCCAGCGTTGGGACCCCCGACTATCACCCCCGCTGCCAGGCTCCCTGCCTCCACATCTGCTCCTGCCGA of Pseudochaenichthys georgianus chromosome 3, fPseGeo1.2, whole genome shotgun sequence contains these proteins:
- the zdhhc7 gene encoding palmitoyltransferase ZDHHC7 isoform X1 → MQSSNHRLRDLEQHHPLLSAGADVEAGSLAAGVIVGGPNAGHAGGARTLWFIQDSCGMVCAGITWFLVLYAEFVVNFVMLLPSKNFWYSLLNGATFNSLAVLALASHLRTMLSDPGAVPKGNATKEYMESLQLKPGEVIYKCPKCCSIKPERAHHCSICKRCIRKMDHHCPWVNNCVGEKNQRFFVLFTMYISLISAHALGLSGMHFFTCIKVQWNECSAFSPGASVLLLIFLCLEAILFLTFTAVMFGTQLHSICNDETRRLHVLQEIERLKNEKPTWERRMRWDGMRAVFGGSPSLLWCNPFTGLRLRRLLLLTYGRRGGAEFSV
- the zdhhc7 gene encoding palmitoyltransferase ZDHHC7 isoform X2, giving the protein MQSSNHRLRDLEQHHPLLSAGADVEAGSLAAGVIVGGPNAGHAGGARTLWFIQDSCGMVCAGITWFLVLYAEFVVNFVMLLPSKNFWYSLLNGATFNSLAVLALASHLRTMLSDPGAVPKGNATKEYMESLQLKPGEVIYKCPKCCSIKPERAHHCSICKRCIRKMDHHCPWVNNCVGEKNQRFFVLFTMYISLISAHALGLSGMHFFTCIKVQWNECSAFSPGASVLLLIFLCLEAILFLTFTAVMFGTQLHSICNDETEIERLKNEKPTWERRMRWDGMRAVFGGSPSLLWCNPFTGLRLRRLLLLTYGRRGGAEFSV